gtggtataagtgtcttttatcattcattaaaaatgagtgtaaaagtgattagtgtagacatgaaaagtgatactatgaatatgatatttgtggcaatttctctTAATTAAAAtgcagaaaattaaataaaaattcagaaataaataagattaaattaaaataaagaaaattgaaTAAGAAttcaaaacaattaaacaaaaataaagaaaaaaaattaaaaaaaaatcaaaatagttttttttaattacaagattgttaaaagaaaacaaacatatCATCGTTGACAATAacaatttcaaatataaaactgatAACGATGGTGGTTTCTCTCATGAACATTGACAGTGACGTTTATGACATTATCGTTAAAAATGACAGTAGATATGACGAAAACATCGTTATTGACATATCTACCGTCATTTTTAACAATGATGTTAAAAACTATCATTAGAGATATGTCAAAACTTCATTGTTAATAGTTATGAGAGAAACCACCATCAACATCACTCATATGTTTGAAATTGTTATTGTGATGatatgtttgttttctttgaaaaataatcttgtaattaaaaaaactatttttaatcttctatttttttttttaattttgtgattttttctttactttttgtttagttttctaaattttatttaattttctgtattttaatttaattttctgtattttaatttaatattatttagttttttaatttttatttaattttctgtattttaattaactctaatttatttttgaaattttaattaattttctgaatttttacatagtttttccatttttatttaattttctgattttttatttattttattaattattaattattttttctaaaaaacagACACATCATCACATTTACATGTACaacatgttattttttttacttgatGAATAAATAAGCCATATCGAAGATTTTTTGTGACACAAATATCACTTTGAAAGTTTAAAGTgctagtaaaaaaaattaggtttaaagttttttttgtgtagATTCTATTTTCTAGGCTTTTTATGCGATTTTCTCATTTTATTAAATAGTACTTTTAATTATTCTCAACAATTGGTTATGCAACGCACATCTCtaccattttatttattttaattaagagTCTTTTCTGTGAACGTTGACTTCAAAAATACCCAAATCTTCTCACCTTTCTagataaaaacacatttaaataaTAAGGAACACATTAAGACTTTTGTTCCACAAGCCGGTCTGCATCAATAATGGTGTTTGTTCATATTACGACTAATGACTAAACCAACTTCTTCCTTGTAAGTTGCTGCTTACAGATTCAtcaaaaattttactttttgtttcttataattaaaaaatcaacatCCTTTCTTgtttcttatattaaaaaataaagaaatgataCAATAATTTACTGTTATGCTttctaagaaaaataaaaccattGTGTTTCTAGAGTTCTTGGCTTAACAAATGATTCTCATCAAGATacttccttatcctctccatGATGATTTGACGTTTTTCGTATTTTTACCACTATCTTAATCAGATTTCATAGCTAAAATTGACATCAAGAACAAAATACGAGGATGTCAAACGTCAAGAACATGATGTGCACAACCTTAACAAGGTCAATGCCAGCAATTGCATTTTTTGGTAGAATGGCATTTGCCCTTGTCTTTATCATCTCTGCTGTCCAAGAGTAAGAATATTAGCGTACATTATGGAGTCATTTAGTTTGCTTCTACATCACAAGTCTTGATACACGATCTATGTTAGTTATGCTGATCATTTTGGTGGCGGTGGTGGGCCGCTCGAGAAAACAGTTGGACCACTAGTAAATGTGATGACCAAATATGGCTCTAAGGTTCTGATGTAGAGGAAGCTACGATAACACAATGAATCCTATTTAGTCTGAGAATACTTAGGATCAAAGTCTTCTTGATTCGTTGAGAACTCTCGAGTTCTAGCCGTAACAAGGAAATTAagggtttcaaacctcttttttataaaatatcaatatcAATAATCTCCATACAAACTTAAGCCTAAACggctatatataaaaaaacatagaaacCTTAAAACATTagagataaatattttaataataaatactttaaataaaacactaaataaataagatatttattctaaatatctTCTCTCCATCATTTTCTCCGGGTTGGaaagattcgtcctcgaatcttaACCGTGGTCTTCAAATAATATGTCTTTTCCAGCCATCCAATAACAAAATTCTTGACTCGCAAGTAAGCAGTCTTGACATACTTCATCAATATTGAGTTTTGTATAACGGTGTATCAGACGTGCCATGAAGAATTGTGGAATACGTGCACTCTCCATAATAATATAACAAGACGTAAGAACATGTCCCTGCGCCATATCACTGTCCCATGCAACAGCCGCCGACAGAGTACATATCAATTTCACAAACTCACCCTTGTATCTAAAAGCTTGATCTCTAAGCAAGCCTTCAATTGGGCTTTGTTTTGGAAAAGCCCAAATCAACCTCTGAGTTTCCCAATTGTTGCATCCTGCGAGACCTAACTCAAATTTTGGGAGAGCAAGATCATCTTTTACGGTCACACCATCTACGTCTTCCTCCGTAACGATAGCAACATAGTCGTCATAGATTGGAGGACCATAAATCCTCTTACACAAATTCTCATCATCATATGTGTCATAAACTGGATCGCCATAAATTTCTCTGAACTCCTCACAAAGATCTTCAGATAAATTAAATGGATATGAATCCACAAAATAGCACGTACCTTCGATGAACATGTCTGGATCGAACTTTGATTAAGAAACCAAAGTGCTGGCTGTGATACCAACTGATGTAGTGGAAGCTACGATAACACAATGAATCTTATTTAGTCTGAGAATACCTAGGATCAAAGTCTTAATCTTCTTGATTCGTTGAGTACTCTCGACTTCTAGCCGTAACAAGGAAATAAAgggtttcaaacctctcttttataaaatatcaatatcAATAATCTCCATACAAACTTAAGCCTAAACggctatatataagaaaacatagAAACCCTCAAACATTagagataaatattttaataataaatactctaaataaaacactaaataaataagatatttattctaaatatctTCTCTCCATCAGGTTCTCACTTTCTACTCCGGGATGCAAGTGGTCGCATTCGATGTTAGACTTTTAGAGTTTTCGCTCATAACCGCAAAGGGAACCGCAGCCTTGTGGTTCATCTTTGGACAATCCATCCCAGCTTACTTCTTAGgtctgggcattcggggtcccaatcgggtttcggttttatccaatcgggttttggtttttcgggtttatcaaaatcagccccattcggattatatgaaaattcggttcgggaccggttcgggttctatcgggttcgggtcggagttagtaaatcttcaaagaaccggtacaacccaataTATTTTTGGGTTCGGATCccaatcggtttttcggtttaaaGTATctgatttttacctattttataaccaaaacatgagtaaaattagtttttcagttttaaaatacctgatttgtacctattttgtaaccaaaacttaagtaaaattgattcaaaaataaggaacatcaaccgtgatcattcaaaatcaaacgaaaataaacatatttactgataaaaagaaaacaaaataaataaaagcataaaacgaaaatcaagttctcatgaaatgagaaacattgtttaacgaaaacaaaatttaaatctaaatatttcaagattcaacggccatcttcaaccatcaaccttcatgtaatagataagtattttaggtgttcaatatttcttagagtattttagataaatattaggaattgagatcatgtttggtacaagatcttttcgaggttttgaatgtttcgggttctatcggatatccatttagattcgggttcggttcggataatacccataacccgaaataccacaaaacaagatcattcggtatttacgtcgggttcggattcatttttttcggatcggattcggttcggattcggtttatttgcccagccctattACTTCTTGGTACAACCATATATTTCTATCTTGAATCTTTTTGCACAAGATTGTAATCTCACTACATGTTTTCTTGATTCAGCTGGCAACGCAAATCCTCTCAACTATTATTCGTTTCCCTACCAACTTGAACGACTTCACTCAGGTTAATAATTAGCTTTGCTACCGCATAAAATCACACATATTGGTCTTACGTGATCAACAAAGATTGTTATTGACTCGTAGAACTTGACTTTAATCGGGGCGTTGCTCTATTACATTGGATTGAAGCATGACATTGACAACCTCGACGAGGCAGATAAGAGCAAGGAGGAGAAGGAAAAGGAAGATGACAAGCCCTCTACTTCCAAAGCCAAAGCAAACTGAACTTCACAAACTCTGTTGCTTTATTCCGGCAGTTCACACTATGTATTTTACCTTCTTTTTTGGTTAATCAGACCGCTCTTTGATATCAGTTCTCGATCAAATGTTTTGCATTTTGTTATGTTTTCTGGTTCATGTATTAAATTATTCACCGTATTAAACGTAACACAATGTGAATATTTCTAATCTCTGGTATTGTctgcatacaaaaaaaaacgattgtGGAATTAAAATTTCCGTTGTTACTTGCTCCAACCTTGGATAAGGTTAAATTCAGTGATCATGGTTCAGTATAGTTACTACTCggaaatattttttgaaaacggTTAATAAAGCCAACTAACAAGAGAGCTCTTAGGAGATGAAGACAAGACATGCAATCAGAGAGAGATTGGGTAGAGAGTGCATTGGTGTTTTCTTTGTCAATGTTGGAGGGTTTCATTTATTACTGGAATTGCTTGTTTGTgtgcaaaaatgcattttttgttttgtttgttttaatattGATAGAATATTTAATGGGCAGGCTCATGGGTTCTGGGCCTTCTTATTCTATATCTTGAATATTAGTTtgttataaatgtatatatctGAATAGAGATTCAAACATGTCAGGTGTTCGAGAACAAATCAAATGGAAAAATGTAAAATTGGTAGTGAATATATACGGTGCTTCTGTTCTTTGATTATATATTCATATTCCTTCTCTATATAGTTTGTACTTAGCTCTTAAATCCTGATTGATATACTTGATTTTTTGTgacaatatttctttttttgccGGATATATAAATACACCAAAAGCTAAACTATAAGATTCAAGTAAGTTTGGGTCTTATATCTATAATCCCTCTGAAACTCAAATTAAGTAttaaaattttttgatttatagaaTAATCAGTCCTACGACAAGAGGTTTGAATCCGcagcacacaaaaaaaaaacacaattcaGGTCCTAGTACTACCACCAACGCTTTGGTatagtattgttttaatgttttgaaaatcaaGTTGGTGATTAGAAAGGGACAAAGGGCTCTAGTAATGAACAAGAAGATAAAGATAAAGACATGTAATTGTTAGGAAAACCATCTCTATCGTATGTCATTGACGGGATAAGAAGTAGACAAGACTTAtgttatatacaatattttggATATACAAGGACCATGTTATCCGAACCTGTGCACTTATTATCTAGTGTGTATGTTCCCTGTGTTGTAATTTAACTTcgagaatatatattttcccGGTAAAAAGACTCTGATTTCCTATCTTTTCAACCAGTGGTCACGGGGAAAACAGATTTCTATGTatatgttttacatttctatatatcatatattatgaTAAGATATACATATTACATACTTTGAAACAAAACATATGATATcaatcatataatataatacaGATTTTTAGAAAACTCTCAGAGGAAATATggtatttataataaaaatcacattatataacACATGACTCGGGCCCTTTCGGTATTTGTTCAAGTGCCAGGGGAATGAATTATACATCGAACATATTTACTGTTTGCTAGTGTGCAACTGATATGACATTCACATTCCGGGATCTTGATTCTGCGAATTGCATCACTTAGTCGGCTCTTTTGactaggaattttttttttttttttttttttttttttttttttttttgttcaagccaTTATCATCTATGCTTCATATAGCCTCCTATATTCAAACAAAGCAATAcaagaatgaaataaaatatcttaaaagATTTTTCAGAAGAAAATGTTAGAAGTAAGTATAAAATTGAGTAAATATATggaattttaatatatgtctCACTTTTACTTGTGAAGAGGCATTTTTTATAAAGAGCCTgtttaaatttattcatttatactGTTGGTctaattctttcttttttttcttctttttctcaaaaCTATTTTAGTCGAGATGGTTAGGATGCGTCCGCAAAAGTTGAATGTAAAGTGAAGAGTGGCCATCTATCTGCCATAAGGGGTTTTACTGTAGTTGTcaaataataagtattttaaGTTTGTACTAATGATTAATAGTATTCTATAGAGATTGTCAGGTTCGAAGAAACAAATGTATTACCACAAGTGggtttgattatataatatactaGCCAGATGTGTAAACCCATCTCTCCCTAGATTTACTTTCTGCAAATCCAAtccatttctactttattttatgcagtttttatagTTTAATAGGCTCGAGGAATGTGCAGTTTAGTTTTAATCTTCACTAGTCTAGGGGGCATGCATCTAacattttctaatatatattgatCAACTGGTAACTAATAAAGCTCACAAAGTGGCAGACAGAAATACAGATAAATAAGTCGCAAATATTCATGAAACTTTTACTTAAAGAAGACATCTAAGCAAAGCAGCATGTCACATGCTTCTATTGATGTGTTCTGTGTTGATTTTATTTCCAAAAAGATATAAAGAGAACAAAGGAAGTtgacaaaatatgaaaataatagcatagcaatgttttattttgaacaTAGAAACGTGATAATGTGATGGTGGTGACCTACTATGAAAGATCTATTTAACTAGGTATTCATAAAGTTGaacaattttgttttctaatattaTATTGCGGTCTTACCCTACCAAAATACTAAGATTCACATGCAATTTCGTAGGGTCCAAAAGAGGAAAAGAACAAAAAGACAAGATATACATATCATAGTAATATTGgtggtatatataatataacaatttGGAATTTTCTTTcgatatttcatttaatatatgGTGTAAAAACAATGTTGTAAAAATTTGAATGTAGATGACAAGTTTAGATCAACTAGAGAAGTTGGTCAGCTTGCAACAATACTCTCCGGAGCTCACTCTCCATGGCTCTTAACATTACCGGCTTTCTCACAACTCCATTGATCCCAATCTGCATACACTTGTCCCACATTTCTTCGTCCAAGCTCACGGTCATTGCCACAATCAACGGCCAAGATCGGCTCCTGATCCTCATGGCCACTTCATAGCCATCCATCTCTGCCATTTGTAGATCAAGCACCACCACTTGGAACGTTGAGGAAGATGAGGAAGAGCTAGGTGCAATGGCAGTGAGGCAATCGTATCCAGATGATACCGCGGTTACAATGCAGCCAAGTTTTTCTAAAAGTTTACGCGTAACCGCCCGGTTTGAATCGTTGGTGTCTACTAATAAAACTTGCAAGCCACGTAATAGAGAATCAGAATGAGGGTGAAGGTGGTGGTCTAGAGCCGGTGCTTCCCCTATTCCATGGACTGATATGGACGGCCGGCGTCGAAACCTGAGGAGCAGTGACATGGTTTCCGGTGAGCCGTCCGATCCAGGGACCACCGAGATGTTCCCTTGAATTAACTGCACATAGGTTATAAAAGAATGCGAGATAAATACTCTTTCTTCCCACACTAATAACGACAGCTATAGAAACATACCTCCACCACTTTCTTACAAACACCAAAGCTTAGATCTTGTCCTAACCCATAACCAGATAATCTCACTTCGCCAACTTCTTGATCTCTTGACGAAACAGAAGCAAATGATTGAGAGCCTGAACCATCATTCTCAACACTCATTTCGAATCTTATGTACACATCTCCATCCGCCGAACAAGTAGGTGATCTCCATGCAGCCCATCTTTGATCACTCCTATCCAAGCTTCCTCTTTCTTTGAAAACCTTAAAGATCACCGACGACGAAAAGGATCCTTCTCTACACTTTCTAGGCTTTACTAAACTACCAACCATATGAAGTATCACCTGAAACACTCTTCTTTCATCTCCCACTACATTATCAGGCAGAGACTTCTCCGCATCAACCGTAAACCGAAACCCATTGTAAAGACACAAACACCTCGCCAAACAAGCCGCTTCACGGACCGTGCGGTGCAGACTAAACGGCTTCATCTCCGTGACAAATCTACCGTCCGAAACATCCATAGCGTCCCCGACCAAATTCGACATAACATTCCCGGTCTTCACCATCGTATCAACAATCATCTTCTGCTCATTACTCAACTTCTCGTCCTGTATCATCGACAAAAGACCAAGTATAGAATGCATCGGACGTCTCATCCCTTCGCTCATCGCTTTTTGCAACACATTCCTCGCCTGGCTCGCCCTCATCGCGTCCCTCTTCGCGATCTGCAAGGCCCGGTTCTGGTCCGCGAGCTTGTCCCTCATCATCTGAGACTCCTCAAGAACCGCTGCGTGAGACAACGCAACGGCTACTTGATCAGCCACGACTTTAACAATCTCAATCTCCTGATAACTCCAGTCCCGAGGCTGTCCGCTAGGTAACACGCAGACAAGTATGGCGTAACATGTCTGAATCAACTCAGGCGTCCCTCCTTTAAAATCCGACACGCGAAGCATCGGCATTCTAATGGCAGCCACCGGTCCAATCTCACTAACATCACCGCCGCTAGCTCGAGCTATCAACGAGTCAACGCTTAGTATATTCACATCATTGCTTTCTCTAACCCTAACAACGTCCACATCGTGCATAGAAACAGAGTAGCCATAACCACTCCTCCCTGAGCTCCCTCTAAGCTCATGAGTCAGATTCATCTCACTCTTACCTTCATTCTCCATCCACACGGCACAGTTCTGCAACGCTAAAGTCTTCGAAAGCTCAACCAAAGTGGTGTAAAGAATAGTGTGACGGT
The Brassica napus cultivar Da-Ae chromosome A1, Da-Ae, whole genome shotgun sequence DNA segment above includes these coding regions:
- the LOC106448360 gene encoding uncharacterized protein LOC106448360, with product MIKMSLSKFKNMMCTTLTRSMPAIAFFGRMAFALVFIISAVQDYADHFGGGGGPLEKTVGPLVNVMTKYGSKVLTFYSGMQVVAFDVRLLEFSLITAKGTAALWFIFGQSIPAYFLGLGIRGPNRLATQILSTIIRFPTNLNDFTQNLTLIGALLYYIGLKHDIDNLDEADKSKEEKEKEDDKPSTSKAKAN
- the LOC106364668 gene encoding ethylene receptor 2-like, translating into MMAREVASGLLILFSILICVSPAAAGNGGGCNCEDEGVSFWSTENILETQRVSDFLIAVAYFSIPIELLYFVSCSNVPFKWVLFEFIAFIVLCGMTHLLHGWTYGPHPFKLMVALTVFKMLTALVSCATAITLITLIPLLLKVKVREFMLKKKAHELGREVGLIMIQKETGVHVRMLTQEIRKSLDRHTILYTTLVELSKTLALQNCAVWMENEGKSEMNLTHELRGSSGRSGYGYSVSMHDVDVVRVRESNDVNILSVDSLIARASGGDVSEIGPVAAIRMPMLRVSDFKGGTPELIQTCYAILVCVLPSGQPRDWSYQEIEIVKVVADQVAVALSHAAVLEESQMMRDKLADQNRALQIAKRDAMRASQARNVLQKAMSEGMRRPMHSILGLLSMIQDEKLSNEQKMIVDTMVKTGNVMSNLVGDAMDVSDGRFVTEMKPFSLHRTVREAACLARCLCLYNGFRFTVDAEKSLPDNVVGDERRVFQVILHMVGSLVKPRKCREGSFSSSVIFKVFKERGSLDRSDQRWAAWRSPTCSADGDVYIRFEMSVENDGSGSQSFASVSSRDQEVGEVRLSGYGLGQDLSFGVCKKVVELIQGNISVVPGSDGSPETMSLLLRFRRRPSISVHGIGEAPALDHHLHPHSDSLLRGLQVLLVDTNDSNRAVTRKLLEKLGCIVTAVSSGYDCLTAIAPSSSSSSSTFQVVVLDLQMAEMDGYEVAMRIRSRSWPLIVAMTVSLDEEMWDKCMQIGINGVVRKPVMLRAMESELRRVLLQADQLL